The Euphorbia lathyris chromosome 8, ddEupLath1.1, whole genome shotgun sequence genome has a window encoding:
- the LOC136203040 gene encoding probable flavin-containing monooxygenase 1, translated as MSTQTNVLFSKIGIIGAGVSGLAALKHLSHHNPLVFEATDSLGGVWKTCSFQSTKLQSPRSSYEFTDFPWPNREDPSFPSYLEILDYLNSYALHFDLLKHIRFNSRVVEIRFVGDREPGGVLGEYGALLTGRPVWEVAVQTNDVIQWYAFEMLVVCTGRYGDIPKIPDFPQNKGPQVFTGKVLHSIDYCKLDNESSTRLLKGNKVVVVGFRKSAIDLALECALANQGTDGQPCTMVVRNLHWTVPHYWIWGLPFFLFFSARSSQFIHERPNQSLLRVLCCLLLSPMRHIVSKFIESYLLHKLPLEKYGLKPDHSFIEDYASCQMALMPEKFFPEADEGNILFKKTQSWCFSSEGLEFEDGTELKADVVILATGYDGKKKLKNIIPEPFCSLLEYPSGLMPLYRGTIHPLVPNMAFVGYVESVANLPTSELHSIWLARLVDNKFKLPTVEKMLEQVDKETEVSKRTTRFYKRHCISTFSINHSDEICEEMGWNSWRKNSFVAEAFSPYGSQDYKQQPH; from the exons ATGAGTACCCAAACTAATGTTTTGTTCTCAAAAATTGGCATCATAGGAGCTGGAGTAAGTGGTTTAGCTGCCCTTAAACACCTATCTCACCACAATCCACTTGTCTTTGAGGCAACAGATTCTCTAGGAGGTGTTTGGAAAACTTGCTCTTTTCAATCCACAAAGCTTCAATCTCCACGTTCTAGTTATGAATTCACTGATTTTCCTTGGCCTAATAGAGAGGACCCTTCCTTTCCTTCCTATCTTGAGATTTTAGATTACTTGAATTCTTATGCTCTACATTTTGACCTTTTAAAACACATAAGGTTCAATTCTCGGGTCGTAGAGATCCGTTTCGTCGGTGATAGGGAACCGGGTGGAGTTCTCGGAGAGTACGGTGCACTTCTTACCGGTCGTCCCGTTTGGGAGGTTGCCGTGCAAACCAATGATGTCATTCAG TGGTATGCGTTCGAGATGCTTGTTGTATGCACAGGAAGATACGGTGATATACCGAAAATTCCGGATTTTCCGCAAAATAAAGGACCTCAAGTATTCACAGGAAAGGTGTTACATTCTATTGATTACTGCAAACTTGATAATGAATCTTCTACTCGACTTCTCAAAGGAAACAAGGTTGTTGTTGTTGGCTTTAGAAAATCAGCTATCGATTTAGCTTTGGAATGTGCTCTGGCAAATCAAG GAACCGACGGACAACCATGCACAATGGTGGTAAGAAACTTACATTGGACAGTGCCTCATTATTGGAtttggggtttgccatttttcttgttcttctctGCAAGATCTTCTCAGTTTATCCATGAAAGACCCAATCAAAGTCTGCTCAGAGTACTGTGCTGCCTGCTCTTATCTCCAATG AGGCATATAGTTTCCAAGTTCATAGAGTCATATCTGCTGCATAAACTTCCTCTAGAGAAGTATGGATTAAAGCCAGATCATTCTTTCATTGAAGATTATGCTTCATGTCAGATGGCTCTTATGCCGGAAAAATTCTTCCCGGAAGCTGACGAAGGCAACATTCTGTTCAAAAAAACACAAAGCTGGTGCTTCTCAAGTGAAGGACTCGAATTCGAAGATGGAACCGAATTGAAAGCCGATGTTGTGATTCTTGCTACCGGTTATGACGGAAAGAAAAAGCTCAAGAACATCATACCAGAACCTTTTTGTAGTCTGCTAGAGTATCCTTCTGGTTTGATGCCCTTATACAG GGGAACAATTCATCCGCTGGTTCCGAATATGGCTTTTGTTGGTTACGTAGAAAGTGTTGCAAACCTTCCCACATCGGAGCTGCATAGCATATGGCTAGCAAGACTCGTGGACAATAAATTTAAGCTCCCAACAGTGGAGAAAATGCTCGAGCAGGTCGATAAGGAGACTGAAGTTTCAAAGCGGACAACTCGATTCTATAAAAGGCATTGTATCTCGACTTTTAGCATCAACCATAGCGACGAAATCTGCGAAGAAATGGGGTGGAATTCGTGGAGGAAGAATAGCTTTGTGGCTGAAGCTTTTAGCCCTTATGGCAGTCAGGACTATAAGCAACAACCACATTAA